Proteins encoded together in one Lathyrus oleraceus cultivar Zhongwan6 chromosome 5, CAAS_Psat_ZW6_1.0, whole genome shotgun sequence window:
- the LOC127081506 gene encoding uncharacterized protein LOC127081506 produces the protein MEEYAYLFGIPNSDRVPFYGLEWILESHVIAEAIHLNKYDVNSNLTVKGGIRGLTSKFLIERASSFAIVDSMVAFEVILALLIYGLVLFPNIDNFGDVNAIRIFLVGNLVPTLLDDTYLSIHHRTSKVNETIVCYTPLMYKWFISHFPQSHIFKENKGCLRWCQRLMSLTNDDITWYSFIYDNVKIIYSCGKFSNVPLPGTQGGIKYNSALARRQLGFAMKDKTNNTLLEDLFFQEGKDAQGLNARMVHAWHNIHMKQKSELGLKNCVALEPYTSCVKRRAKEFKMPYAYERPMSLVVAKPSIIHIKGIKEL, from the coding sequence ATGGAAGAGTATGCTTATCTTTTCGGTATACCGAATTCTGATAGGGTTCCTTTTTATGGTTTGGAATGGATTTTGGAGTCTCATGTTATTGCTGAAGCTATTCACCTGAACAAATATGACGTAAATTCTAATCTCACTGTCAAAGGAGGTATCAGAGGGTTGACATCAAAATTTCTGATTGAGAGAGCCTCTTCTTTTGCTATTGTTGATAGCATGGTGGCCTTTGAAGTTATTCTtgccttactcatctatggtttggtcttgtttcccAATATTGACAATTTTGGTGATGttaatgctattaggatctttttgGTTGGGAATCTTGTTCCAACTTTGCTTGATGACACCTATTTAtccattcatcataggacttcTAAGGTAAATGAAACTATTGTGTGTTATACACCATTgatgtacaagtggtttatttcacatTTTCCTCAGTCTCATATCTTCAAAGAAAACAAGGGTTGTTTAAGGTGGTgtcaaagacttatgtctctcaccaatgatgacatcACTTGGTATTCTTTTATTTACGATAATGTCAAGATTATTTATAGTTGTGGGaagttctctaatgtgcctcttcctggtacacaaggaggaatcaaaTACAATTCGGCTTTGGCaagacgtcaacttgggttcgctATGAAGGACAAAactaataacactttgttagaagatttatttttccaagaagggAAAGACGCTCAAGGATTGAACGCTAGGATGGTCCATGCTTGGCACAATATTCATATGAAACAAAAAagtgagcttggattgaagaattgtgtagctttggagccttacactagttgTGTGAAGAGGAGAGCAAAAGAATTCAAGATGCCTTATGCTTATGAGAGGCCTATGTCTTTAGTAGTGGCCAAACCATCCATTATTCATATTAAAGGAATAAAGGAGTTGTAA